Genomic segment of Betaproteobacteria bacterium:
AGTGTACTGCATCGGCGCGAAGGATATGTTCCCGCACCAATTCACATGATGCTTGCACAGAGGGGCCGATTTGGTATGAAACGCACCTGTTGCCGCGCGCGAATCACCCCGCGCCAAATCTTTTCAGCAAAAGTTTACCGGTCTCCAACTCCAACCAGGCCATCAGGCGCGATCAGGAATGACCCGCAGGATGACCAGCAGGACCATCGGCGATGGGAATCAACCCCGCCGACCAGTGGTATCAGGCGCTCAAATGGCTGCAGGAATGGTCGACACAGGGCATCAAAGAATGGCCGGATGGGATGGTAGGGGCTGACCCAGGAAATAACCGCCTGAATGATGACCTCACGCCCATGAGCAGATAGATGGACAACTGAGAAGCTTCACCAGCGCCAGGAGGAAAACGGTGGTTTGGCCAAAATCCGGGCACAATAAGCATATTGATGCTCACGATTGCATAGATGGCAACGAGCAGAACGGTCTGGGCAATCCATTTTCACCAGCAAATGAAGTGAGATCGGGTACCATGACTCCGGGAACGACTTCTTGCGCATTGGTTTCACCGGTAAAGCTTTAGTCAATGCAACGACGAAATTGGCGATAGGATTGGTGAAACGGCGCCTGGAACGCCTGGGCATAAAAGCGTGGGAGTACCGCCAGGACAAACAGGTTGAATATTTATTCCAGCAGGTAGGCTGGGGTGCTTGCGTGGCCATCAGATTTTTCTCCTGTTTCGTCAGCGGTTTCCCCGCTCACTTCGTCCCCCCAGCTCGCGCGAGCGTTCGCACGCTGCCGCAACACCGGCAGCCAGAAGTGCTGCTTCATTTTGCGCATCAAAGGCCTTCAATGGCGCGCCTGCTGTGCCGCGTTTGGAGGTGACGCGTTGCCGCAACACCGCTGGCGCCTCATCGCTGTGCGCGGCGAGCTGCGCACTACCGAGAAATGTCTGCAGCGCAAATTCAAGCGCTGTGGATTCGTCGTGCCGAGCCCTGTGCCGCTTGCTCCAATGCCTCGATGAAATAGAACACGGCGCAGGCCCAGTTGCCGAAACGGCGGTGACCGTATCCAGCATTGCCTTCATCAAACCACGCCGTCTTGCCGACGGCACACTCATTATCTCGCACCATTGCACGCGAATCCTTGCTGACGCATGGCATGGCGAACAGCCCAAAGCCGATGCCGGCCCGAATCAGGGCAGGCGTATTCGGCATCGCGCACGATGTTCCGGAATATGGACTTTCCGCCCGATGGGCCCGTGTGTTCCCCCTTCCCGCGACAGCCAATTGGCAAGATCAGACGTGCGAATGCCGCAGCCAATGCTCACTACCAGCTGCGCCTTCAGGCTTTCCTGCGAACGGCGCGACGGCAGCCATCATCATCGTGGCTTGACAGCTAAAACCAGGACATCGACAGCGAAAGATCGCGTTCGTGAAGTTCGCCACTTGACGCGACACCCACCCTTGCAAGCGCCCGCGCGTTTCCGCCAATGGTTCAATCGCTGAAGGTCGCTGGTGGGTGTCCCTTTCGCGATAAGGCCGCCAATGATCGCCTGACACATGTTGCCGCCACTGATAAACAGAATTTTCAAGATCTCGCCCAAAAATTGCACTGTCGACCCGCACAATGGTGGCCCCCTCCTCTATCGCCACACCATAATCGACGCGACATGCCCATTGGAAGGGTCGATGGCGAGTTCGTCCCGATTCATCGCGTCAAACAACTGATGCATGATACGAAATTTGCGTCCTTTATTGCGGTTTCATCCGGGGTATTTCCAATTATCGTCATCAGCCCGCGAAATCTGAGGCGGCAGACTGGCGATCTCGCGGGCAAGCGCCAGCGCGCTGGCGGCCCCACGCCGCTTTTTGGTGGCTTCCGCTGACATTGATCTGCAGGCAAACATTCAGCGGCGGCGACCATGGCGGTGCGCCGACAGTGATTGGGCAATCTTCAAACGAGATGGTAAGTGCGCTTTGTGCGCTTTTTTTTTTTTTTTGTTGCATTGCAGGATTTCAAGTGTACTATTTATCCAGGGTCGAATAATTGGGCACGTGCTTCGCTTTGTTACTCTGCAGCGGACCGATGAAATGCCAAATCAAACCCTGCGATCGCAAATTGGCCATCGCCTCGATTTTTTTAGTAACGGCTTCCTGCACATAATTTTCGCCGAATGCGCGCTGTCCAGGCAAACGCTCGCGAAGTTCGTCAACTGCTTTTTCCGCCTTCGACACGGCCACCAGTGTTACCGGCCGTTGCCGCGTCTGCGGCAATCGTGCAATCGCGGCATTGATGCAGGCTCTCACGTGTTGCAAGTCCGATCTGGATTGGGGACATAATCACTCGCTGAGAAGCCACTTTCGCTGACTGCGTTCGCTTTGGCAAGCAATGTGTCCGTTCGATGGGCTATTTGCCGCCGATTCCGCAGATTCAATCCAACATCATGTTCGGCTGGAAACCGCCAAGGAAAAGTATAAATGGAAAATTGCTGAACTCCTCGCATTTGGTGTATTCAAGAACAAGGCATCCGATCTCCATCTTTCAGCCGGGCTGCCTCCCATGATCCGCGTGCACGAGGATGTTCGGCGCATCAATGTTTCCCGCTCTCTGCGCATGATGACGTACACGGCATGGTCTACGACATCATGAATGATGGACAGCGCAAGCATTACGGGGAGGAAAACCTCGAATGCGATTCTCATTTGAGATTCCAAATCTGGCGCGCTTCCGGGTCAATGCTTCAACCACCAGCGCGGCGCGGGTGCGGTCATGCGTACCATCCGTCAAAGATCCTGTCCCTGGCTGATCTCAACGCACCGAAAATTTTCGAGGAAATTTCCAACCAGCCGCGCGGCATGGTGCTGGTGACCGGGCCAACCGGTTCGGCAAATCCACCACGCTGGCGGCGATGGTGAAACCACATCAACGACAATGAGTTTGGCCACATACTGACGGTTGAGGATCCGATGCGATTTGTGCATGAGTCAAAAAAGTGCCTCCCGTGAATCAGCGGAGGTCGGGCCCATACGCTGTCTTTGCCAACGCATTGAGATCAGCGTTGCGTGAAGATCCGGACATCATTCTGGTAGGTGAAATGCGCGATCTGGAAACGATTCGCCTGGCGATGACCGCCGCCGAAACCGGACACCTGGTATTTACGGCACGCTTCATACCAGACTACGCGAAGACGGTCGACCGTATCATCGACGTGTTCCCGGCCGCCCGGAGAAAGGGGAAATGATTCGCGCCATGTTGTCCGAATCGCTGCGAGCGGTAATTTCCCCAAACTTACGCAAGACCAAGGACGGCAATGACGCGTTGCGGCGCACGAGATCGTGATTGGCACGCCCGCTATTCGCAACCTGATTCGCGAATCCAAGGTTGCGGAAATGTATTCGGCCATTCAAACCGGGCAGGCCATCGGCATGCGACGATGGATCAGAATCTGGCCGACCTGGTGCGACGCGGCGTCATCACGGGCTGCCGAAGCGCGCAACAAGGCTTCCAACAAAGACGCGTTTAATTGATCGTATTGCGGCCACTGGAGAATTTATGGAACGTGACCAGGCACTAAATTTGTACACGAATTGTTGCGCGCGATGCTCGCTAAAGAAGGCGTCCGATCTGTTTCTCACGGCCGGGTTTCCGCCCGCGATGAAGATCGACGGCAAGATGACGCTCGGTTTCCCCAGTCGAGCCTGTCGCCCATACATACCGGCGAGATCGCGCGGTCGATCGCCATGACCGACAAGCAGGCAGCCGAATTCGAAGCGACCAAGGAATGCAATTTCGCCATTGCGCCAGCGGGAATGGACGCCATCGCGTCAACGCATTCGTGCAGCAGGAAGAATCGGGTTGGAGCTGCGTACCATCACGACGGCCATTCCCCCAAAATGGAAGACTTTGAACCTGCCGGTCGTGCTGAAGACGGCGATGACCAAGCGTGGACTGGTCATCCTGGTTGGTGGTACCGGTTCCGGAAAATCGACGTCGCTGCGGCGATGATCGGCTATCGCAATGAAAACAGTTACGGGCACATCCATTCATTGAGGACCCGGTTGAGTATGTGCACGAACACAAGAATTGCATCGTCACCCCGCGAAATTGGCGCTTTCGATACGGACAACTGGTTCCGCGGCGCTGAAGAACACGCTTCGCCAGGCGCCGGACGTGATCCTGATCGGCGAAATTCGCGACCGCGAGACCATGGACTACGCGATTGCCTTCGCCGGAAACGGCCACTGTGTGCTGCCGACGCTGCACGCCAATTCCACCAATCAGGCGCTCGACGCATCATCAACTTTTTCCCGGAAGAACGTCGCCACCAGTTACTGATGGATTTGTCGCTGAACCTGAAAGCATTTGTTTCGCAGCGGCTCATTCCAGAAAGAAGGCAAGGGTCGTGTGGCCCGCCATCGAGATCCTGCTGAATTCACCGCTGATTCAGGATCTGATTTTCAAGGGTGAAGTGCACGAGATCAAGGAGATCGTGAAGCGCTCCCGGAAAATCGGCATGCAGACGATTCGTTCCAAGCGCTGTTTCGACCTTTCTCGAGGCCGACATGATTTCTACGAGTGACGCGCTGCGAAATGCGGACTCGTTAAACGATTTGCGCCCGAAGATCAAACTCGAAGGCAAGAACGCCGGGAAAAGATCTGGCGGCGGGGCTCGAACACCCGGAAATCGTCAAGTAGTCTGAAGCCAGCGGCGCTATGAAAATCGGGCAAAAGCCTGATAGAGCGTTACGATGCTGCCGACTACCGTAAATATCAAAGCGCTCGCGAGGAACAAGGTCACCGCTTGAGCGGCATTGGTGTTAGTGTCAATGGAAGCGTTTCATGATGCCCCTTTCGATGAGGTTTGAACGCATAATTGGTATGTGATCGTTCCCCCCCCGCTTCTTGCATAAACCTGCCGACTTGTTGAACAAACCTGCTATTCACTTTGAATAAACCTGCTATTTCATGACGGGCAAATTCGCCACCTGTGCATTTGTACGTCTGGGATGAACGTTTTTGTACGTAGGTCCCAGCACCGCCACTACCCTGCATCGCAATCACGCGGCTGTATGGCTGAACGCATCAGAGGGAAAGATGCGCGTAACACTTGCGGATGGGACGGTTCTGGAAAACAGTGTGGTCTACGTGCTTTGGATACCGAATACGCGACGGCCGAAGTGACGACGTCGATTGCCGCGCTTTATTGGGAACCGGAAAGTGCCAGCTTCCATCGCATTTCGAGCGCTTTGGAAATGCGCCACATGCATTTGGCTGCCGTCATTCCGGCACGGAAGACTGGTTAATGCTGCAAAATCCGGCAACTTTACTCGCCGACGCCGAGCAATTGATTGCGCGAATTTTCGATTGGCACCATCGGACTTGGTCACATCACCACAGCCCGATAGCCGGTTGATACTGCGGTGCGATTCCTGCGTGAATCGCCTGAGCTTTACGGCAGCATCGACGCACTCGCTGAAAGGTGCACCTTTCACCGTCGCGATTCGCACATGTTTTCAAGACTGCCGTCGGGGTGCCGGTGCGTCGTTATGTGTTGTGGATGAAGCTGCGACGCGCACTGGACCTGCCATTGCGGAGTTCGCTGACAACCGCCGCGCTGTCAGCGGGTTTCGCGATTCCGCGCACCTGTCACGTACCGTGCGAGCCATGATGGGCATTGCACCCGAATATCTGTTTCGACATCGCGAGCGGCTGGTGATACACCGGTAGGATCGCTTTGTCGACATGGTCGCACTTCCCCATGACTAACCACAAAACTCTATATCTGGCGCGGCTTTACAGCCATTTTACCGCCAAACGCCGCGCCAGTCCTTGTGTTTGACTATTTATGCGGGCTTGCGGTTACTGCCCGCGATGATCTTATTCCAGCAAACGGCATTCGAGTTTGCCGTTGAAGAGTGGCGTACGCTTGATGGCAGATAATCGCATCAACTTGGCAAGCCGCGGATCGCCGGTGAACAAACGCCCGCCAGCCGGCAAATTTCTGCTTTAATACGTCCCCGAGCTTCGGGTACAGCGCGGCGAGATCGTCCACTTCGCCGAGCCGTTCCCGTATGGGGATTGGTGACGATAACGCCACTGGGCGCCGGGGCCGAAAACCTCGAGAATATTGACTTGCTTGAGATGCACAAAATCGAATAGCTGGTTGGCAGTGAGGTTTTCACGCGCATCGGTGATCGCATAGCCATTTATCGGAACCATAAATCGGCAGTGGCGTTGAGGGTGCCGGTTTCTGCATAGCGGCGCGCGGCTCACTTCGGCGTCCCACATCGCGCGATCAAAAAATCTTCAGGGTGTAAAAGCAAATTCGCGCAATCGGTTGCCCGACAGGCCGGGCGCGATATTCAGCGACATCTCGGCCGCTTCAACCAGGAATGTACCGCTGCCGCACATCGGGTCCATGAACGGTTCTTGTGTGTCCTAACCGATAATTTGATAATGCCCGCAGCCAGGTTTTTCTTCAGCGGCGCTTCACTGGGACGTTGCGCAGGCCGCGCTTGAACAAGGGTTCACCGGAAAGATCAGGTAATCGTTGCGTGGGTGGCGTCGAGGAACGCATGGATTCGCACGTCGGGCGCACGCGCATCTACCGAAGGCCGCGATCCTACTTGTTCGCGGAAACTTGTCGCACACCGCATCCTTGATACGCAGGGTGATGAAATCAAGGCTCTTGAGCGGACAGCGGTGCGCATTGATTTCGACCTTGATGGTTTTCGCCACGTCAAACCAGGATGGCCACGGCTGCAGGAATGCCGCGTCGTAAATATGCTGTTCTTGCTCATACGGGAAGTACGCTACTCGCCAAAGAATTCGGCTCGCAATCCGCGAATGAAGATTGGCGCGATATCCGAGCGCCTTGTCACCCTCAAAGGAAACGCCGGCGTCCTGGGCCAGCAGATTCGTGGCCCCCAGCGACTCAAGCTGGACGGGGAGAGCGCCGGCTAACCCGGGGACACGGGGCAAAAAAATGTTCGCTCATTTGGTCCTAGAAAGGCTTTGGCGACGACAAGGTAGACGATACCGATCAAAGCCGGCAACGCGGGGATTTCATTTAGCCAGCGATAAAAAACGTGGCCATGCCGGTTACTGTCGCGCTTGAAGTCAACCATCAATTTGCCGAGATAGAAATGGTGCGCGATCAGCACGAGTACCAGCGCGAGCTTGGTATGCATCCAGCCACCGGCATTGCTCCACCAACCGAGCCATAGCCAGGTGCCGAGCGCAACCGTGATCAACATCGACGGCGTCATGATGCCGAAGTAAAGCTTGCGCTCCATGATCTTGAATCGCTCGATGGAAACCGCATCCCTCCGCCTGCGTGTGGTAGACGAACAGCCGCGGCAAGTAGAACAAGCCGGCAAACCACGCCACCATGAAAACAATGTGAAACGACTTAATCCAAAGCATGTCTATTCCAGGTATTTTTTCAATGCCGCATCAAGTGTGCCTTGCGCATGCATGATGAGCTCACAGAATTCGCGTACGGCGCCGCGGCCGCCCGCGGCTTGTGTCACGTAATGCACGTGCGGTTTCATGTATTCGGGCGCGGCAGGCACACAGGCCGCAAAGCCGCAGTGCGAAAGAAAAGGCAGATCAACAATATCATCACCGAGTCCCGCCGCTTCTGCAGCCTCAATCGACAGGCCGTTCAGCAACTGATCGAACACCTCACGCTTGCCGGAAATCCCATGAAGAGCTGGGTGATGCGCAATCCTTTGCGCGCCTTGCCAGCGCCTCCGATGAGCGACCGGAAACGATTGCCAGTTCGACACCGGACTCCTGCAGCATCTTTCAGGCCGTGGCCGTCGAGCGAGTTGAAAATCTTCGTTTCTTCGCCATGGACCGTAGTGGAGCTGGCCCTCAGTCAAT
This window contains:
- a CDS encoding YggT family protein → MIQAVISWVSPYHPIRPFFDALCRPFLQPFERLIPLVGGVDSHRRWSCWSSCGSFLIAPDGLVGVGDR
- a CDS encoding NAD(P)-binding domain-containing protein, coding for MKILFISGGNMCQAIIGGLIAKGTPTSDLQRLNHWRKRAGACKGGCRVKWRTSRTRSFAVDVLVLAVKPR